One Xyrauchen texanus isolate HMW12.3.18 chromosome 2, RBS_HiC_50CHRs, whole genome shotgun sequence genomic window carries:
- the LOC127656394 gene encoding F-box/LRR-repeat protein 8-like, translating into MDLPEEILAHIFSFLPLQDKCNAFTVCKAWSYICSHPSSWKDTEVRCESGTSVPERFSALLPLVRNLKLSMSLTDPANRISGLWVLRQAVAKGDGRLEGLSICCVGNTPLFYAGQDLQQGLVDILTNGSSLTVLDLKGVPFTLSDSFVRSVAMLCPALRSLYINNHSLVCGVNGETLRQVLKYCRSLNVLGVFQASLSHDVLKDLLLPERPALKALKLRCERSLKYTPPLCDQIWSELKLRHPHLWVELELDHTLPELHVPGVLQPSIPVRCLHLLTWTLLLDEVHLVGQSYANTLELLELQTPASSELNSALISLAKQCVKLREVHCYCVVSQEVITAFIMHCPNLCKYTLKIHKEPHPWACIKLK; encoded by the exons ATGGATCTGCCAGAGGAGATCCTTGCACATATTTTTTCTTTCCTGCCTCTACAGGATAAATGCAATGCATTTACTGTTTGTAAGGCGTGGTCTTATATCTGTTCACATCCAAGCTCATGGAAAGACACAGAAGTCAG GTGTGAGTCAGGGACGAGTGTCCCTGAAAGATTTTCTGCTCTTCTGCCACTGGTCAGAAATTTGAAGCTGAGTATGAGTCTGACTGATCCAGCCAATCGTATATCAGGACTGTGGGTGCTGCGGCAGGCAGTTGCCAAGGGTGATGGGCGGCTGGAGGGACTTTCAATCTGCTGCGTGGGGAATACACCCCTCTTTTATGCCGGCCAGGACCTGCAACAAGGCTTAGTGGACATACTGACGAATGGGTCGTCACTTACTGTGCTTGATTTAAAGGGTGTTCCCTTTACCCTCAGTGACTCCTTCGTCAGGAGTGTAGCCATGCTTTGTCCTGCTCTGCGAAGTCTTTACATCAACAATCATTCTTTGGTGTGTGGCGTCAATGGCGAGACACTTAGGCAAGTGCTGAAGTATTGCCGGTCACTCAATGTTCTTGGAGTTTTTCAGGCCAGTCTATCACATGATGTTCTGAAAGATCTTCTGTTGCCTGAGCGACCAGCGCTAAAGGCACTAAAGCTTCGTTGTGAACGCTCACTCAAATACACACCGCCTCTCTGTGACCAAATATGGTCAGAGTTAAAACTGAGACACCCACATCTTTGGGTGGAGCTCGAGCTGGACCACACCCTACCCGAGTTGCATGTTCCAGGGGTTCTTCAACCCAGCATCCCAGTCCGATGTCTACACTTGCTTACTTGGACATTGCTGTTGGATGAGGTTCATCTAGTAGGGCAGAGTTATGCAAACACACTAGAGCTTCTGGAACTGCAGACACCCGCCTCTTCTGAACTAAACTCTGCTCTGATATCCTTAGCTAAGCAATGTGTCAAACTTCGGGAAGTTCATTGTTATTGTGTGGTTTCACAAGAAGTGATAACCGCGTTCATCATGCACTGTCCAAATCTCTGCAAATACACACTCAAAATACATAAAGAACCTCACCCTTGGGCCTGCATAAAACTAAAGTAA